The following are from one region of the Nymphaea colorata isolate Beijing-Zhang1983 chromosome 7, ASM883128v2, whole genome shotgun sequence genome:
- the LOC116257984 gene encoding protein HOMOLOG OF MAMMALIAN LYST-INTERACTING PROTEIN 5-like produces the protein MGSDMEPAKLLLPYLQRADELQKHEPLVAYYCRLYAMERGLNIPQKERTKTTNALLVSLMNQLEKDKKSVTLGPDDHLHIEGFALNIFTKADKQDRAGRADLNTAKTFYAASIFFEILSQFGALQPDIEQKQKYAAWKAADIRKALKEGRRPEPGPPGGDSGTSMPSSPTNTNEVRHVGTFESSQPEQNMLPMYPDSSREPSVTHSSSFTYRSDEYRSSVDMHQNTSQDSSAKMGTGHINTLASSQLKQDTVSYPDNSKQPPLSHSSSFAHESAHQNLSQAFSAKVTLNQTYPQPYHAPPPQEHHQASSSTQQHYPSHDMTHPYSSYSGYHSYPSIGDNSPAAASALHPTYHQDASTGYVGASYIQQPEHRLPDFPASSGQCSSASNEWSYTEKPKSPASFTYDSSYQPPPDKIAEAHKAARFAVGALAFDDVAVAVDFLRRSLELLTNPSATTQ, from the exons ATGGGCAGCGATATGGAGCCAGCGAAACTCCTTCTTCCTTACCTCCAGAGAGCCGATGAATTGCAGAAGCACGAACCCCTTGTCGCCTACTACT GCCGTCTGTACGCGATGGAGAGGGGACTCAACATCCCACAAAAGGAGCGGACGAAGACCACAAACGCCCTCCTTGTATCCCTCATGAACCAGCTCGAGAAG GATAAAAAGTCAGTAACTTTGGGGCCTGATGACCATCTTCACATTGAAGGTTTTGccttgaacattttcacaaaagCTGATAAGCAAGACCGAGCTGGACGTGCTGACTT GAATACGGCAAAGACTTTCTATGCGGCTAGCATATTTTTTGAGATACTTAGCCAGTTTGGAGCTCTTCAGCCAGAT ATTGAGCAAAAGCAAAAGTATGCTGCTTGGAAAGCTGCAGACATCAGAAAAGCTTTAAAGGAAGGGCGGAGGCCTGAACCTGGTCCTCCAGGTGGTGATAGTGGCACATCCATGCCCTCTAGCCCGACAAACACAAAT GAAGTTAGACATGTTGGTACCTTTGAATCAAGCCAACCAGAACAAAATATGCTGCCAATGTACCCAGACAGCTCCAGGGAACCTTCTGTAACTCATTCATCGTCTTTTACATATAGAAGTGATGAGTACCGTTCTTCTGTTGATATGCACCAAAATACATCACAGGATTCTTCAGCAAAAATG GGAACTGGACATATCAATACTCTTGCATCCAGCCAACTGAAGCAGGACACAGTGTCATACCCAGACAACTCCAAGCAACCTCCTCTCTCTCATTCGTCATCTTTTGCACATGAAAGTGCTCATCAAAATCTGTCACAGGCTTTTTCTGCAAAAGTAACCCTGAATCAGACATATCCACAACCTTATCATGCACCACCTCCACAAGAGCACCATCAAGCATCATCATCAACACAACAGCATTATCCCTCTCATGACATGACCCACCCTTATTCTTCTTACTCGGGTTACCACTCTTATCCAAGTATTGGTGACAACAGCCCAGCAGCAGCATCTGCTTTGCATCCCACCTACCATCAAGATGCTAGTACTGGATATGTTGGTGCATCTTATATACAGCAGCCTGAGCATCGTCTTCCTGATTTCCCTGCTAGCAGTGGTCAATGTAGTTCTGCAAGCAATGAATGGAGTTACACTGAGAAGCCAAAGTCACCTGCATCTTTTACCTATGATTCCAGCTATCAGCCACCACCTGATAAGATTGCGGAGGCCCATAAAGCAGCGAGATTTGCAGTTGGAGCCTTAGCATTTGATGATGTTGCAGTTGCAGTCGACTTCCTCCGACGATCCCTTGAATTATTGACCAACCCATCTGCAACAACCCAATAA